The Bos indicus x Bos taurus breed Angus x Brahman F1 hybrid chromosome 9, Bos_hybrid_MaternalHap_v2.0, whole genome shotgun sequence genomic sequence GGCGAGGTCTATCCGAGGCTTTGGCTGCGATTCTCCTCAGCAATGGCGCTTCGGTCGCGGTCCTGGGAGTTGTTGCCGGTTTGCAGAAACCCCGGTAATTCGTCTCAGGTTACACCCCGGGGTCTGCACTGGCAAATGGTCGTTGTATATGCAGCATGCattatgcatgctcagtcgagtccaactctgtcgaccccatggactgtagccacccaggctcctctatccatggaattctccaggcaagagtactggagtgggttgccattcttttctcgaggggaatcttccccaccctggatcgaacctgcctctctggCGTGTCCTGCccgggcaggcagattctttaggctCCTGGGAAGCCATCATTTCCCACGGAAAAGTAAAGGAGCTAACGGTAGCGTGGTGACGACATTAGTAGAAAATTAAGGACCAGGTTCTGTGGTGACGACACCCCGTTACCGAACATATCTCTTGTACCTTTTCCAGGGCGCGAGGCCTGAAGTGGGGAAGATGGGCACAAGTTACATCATGTTCCTGATTTGTCCGTATTCGTCATTCTCTTAAGATCCATGTGGTGGTTTTTGTTCTTTAGGATGTCGGGTGGCAGCGTTCTCGACCAGTGCTAAGCCAGTGGTGAAGCCTGAGGCGGACCCCGTGGGAAATGAAGCCGTTGCCCCAGAGTTCACCAACCGGAACCCCCGGAATCTGGAGCTCTTAGCTGTGGCCAGAAAAGAGCGGGGTTGGGGGACCGTGTGGCCCTCCCGTGAGTTCTGGCACAGGTAATTAAGTTGCTCCGTGTTGACCACACAGCCCTGCACGGCAGTTCGTTTAAGGAGCGTGCCAGGTAGCTGCTGGCGATTCTCAGACTTGTGCTGGGTctaggaggggaagagggaggcaaACGGTAAATAAATAGGTGTCATGGAAAAAAGGTAAAGAATAGGAGACTGGTTGCCTACCCAAACTCTCCGAAAATAGAATAAAAGCCAAACTATCTGCCAAGAAGAAGGTAcctaatagaggaaaacagctaGGGTGGGAATGAGCTAGGTGTGTTTGAGGAACCGCAAGGCTTGTGTACCTAGAGCTCTGGGCCAGAAGGTGAATGGAGAGGTAGGTAGGATACACGTCATTAGCTTTGTAAATCAAGGAAGCGTTGGgggctttatttttattgtagtgGGAAACTgactttagtttaagcctgaatggAAGATCATTCTGGTTCCTTTGAGGAGAACAGATTTTTAAGGGGGCAGTGGTAAAGGCAGGAGAGGAGTTAGGGGTTTATTCTTTGTTATAAAGATGGTGAATTATTGAATACTTTCTATTTGCCAGGAACCTGATGCTAGGCACTTTatatgcattttctcatttactcCTAAAAAGTACTTTTTGAGGCAAGTGCAGTAAATTCCCCCATTTTATAGAGCAGGGGAATTGAGGCTTAGGGAAGGAAACACGAGGGTTCAAAGAAAGGTGGCAGGGCAGTTCATATTCAAATAATCTGACTCTTAAGTCTAGAATTTTTTTTGAAACACTCaaactattattttctgttaatatttggATATTTAAATAATTGGAGACCTacctcccccttccccccatTTGTCCTGTTCACAGTACTACCAGTAGAAAATTGGAAGTGACCTTGGAGATAATGAGTCCCACTCTTTTATTGCACAGATGGTTTAAGACAAGGATCAGCAGACTTTTGCTCCTGGGCCAAAGCTGGCTTGGTagctaaatatttttacatttttgaaaggttcaaataaaatgcaaagaatattttgtgacatgaaaactgtaaaattcaaatttctttaTCCACAAAGAAAGTTTTCTTGGCACACAGCCACCACCCATTCTCACCTGGCTGTTCTGGTATTACTGTGGCTGAGTTGAATAGTTGACCTATATTGTTACCTGAAAACTAGGTTCGCCTCTTGGTGGGTGTCAGGCCAGAAGGCACAACCAAGATCAGGAGAGGGAGGGGtttattacttgcagcaagtaaAGAGAACACTGGGTGTCTTCCTCAAAGCAGTGTTTCCCCAGACAGCATAACTGGGGAAGTTTTAAGTTAAGGTTACACacatattcatgaaggggcttgagcAGAGGAGCACTCAGTATAGAATAGAATCAGGGCCAAGGTCTACAGAGTGCTAGCTTTAGTTTGTTGAAGTCACAGGGTCAGCATCGTCATTTCCTTCCTCCACCTGAGTGCAGAAATCCAAGGCGGTATCAAATTGTTCTCTATGTCCCTTGAGGAGGAATCAGgactctcttttattcttttgtttcttgattgcttttcctttgttccttcaTTCCCTTACTTCCCTTAAGATCATTAATTACTGAGACCTATTCAAGAGCAGTTACAGTGGCCAAtcttagatcacaaaatggcttaggTCAAAAATGGCTTCTCTTAGGTCAAGAAAGCCACacctggttctctttctccagggacccACCACCCTTTCTGCTTTCAATCTGGTCCCTTATAGAAAAAGTGTGTTGACCACTGAATTAAGAGTTTGTGATTTTTTACTAAGACTAACAGCAAAACCAGGAGTAGAACCCATATTTCTAAATCTAGTGCTTTTTATGCTGTTTCATACTAAGAACCTTTCTATAGTCTAATTTCAGCGTTTTctccgcacccccccccccgtGTTTTCTTTATCGTGAACTTAATTTCTAAATGTGTAATGTATGCAAATGTTATAAAATCCAAAAAGGAGTAGTTTCTCATGTACCCTTCTATAGCTAGTCTGTGCACATAAGTATaaacttgtaattttttttaacataaatcttAACATATATGTTGTTCTGCATTTCCCCACCCATTCCTTCACCACTACCCCCACCTCCGCCACAGAATACGTCTTGGAAGTATTTTGTGTTGGTTGGGAACATTGGCTCTGGAGCCAGTCTCCTGGACTTAAATCCTGCCTATGACCATTTCTTACCATTAGTTGTAATATCGctcaagttatttaacctttctgtgttggtttctgcagcccaaaaggaaagaaaggataaTGGGATTAGTTTGAGACATGAGCTGTACCTGTAAACAATTAGGACTCCCTGGTACAgtcagtgttcaataaatgcttgcagcagcagtagcagcataaagTGCTACTTTGTTCTTAACTGTGTAAAATAACTTTAAAGTTACTGTAAAATACCATTGCGTGACTGTTTTAATTCATTGATTCCGGATTGATgattatcttttattatttcaaCCAGTGTTGCAATTAATTGTCTCATGCATGCAGTTTAGCACTGAGATTGGGCATATATTCATGGGTTTTAAGAGTCATTAatagtttccttctctgtgaacaGTCTGTCCAAATCCTTTGCCTAGTAAGTTACTGGTCATTTTCTTATTGATGATAGGAGGCTTTTTATATATTATGGGAATTAGCCCTTTGAacaatatatgattttaaaatattttttgtttctttgtttgcctGTTgactttactgtttttttttgtttttcttagcaTGCAGAaaactcactttttttcttttttataaaagccATAGGATATAGTTTGATGTTATGTTAACTAGCTTGATATAGTTAAATAGGCTTATTTTACTTTGagattgtttaaaaatatgttgtcTTCTAGTACTCACATgacttctgtttttatatttaaatgtttgagcttacatttattttggaaaatacagagtAAGTATATCTTTATCCAGTGAAGAGTCAGCAAGTTAGCTCTGCCTCCTCAGTTCCTTTTTTGAAGTAGATACTGTGTAAATCTCAGCTCTAAAATGCCAACTTTCTTCTGGATATTTGAGGCTAAGTAGAAATGTTTGGTTTACTATTGAGGATATCCTCATAAAGGCAGAGGGAAAACAACTCTCCCAAGTAAAAACCAGGTTGAGTATGTTGACATAAATGAACGAGACATTGCATTCTTGAGAAGTACTTTTGCACTTATTCACCTGAAGTCATTTGTCTTTAGAATTCTTCTATGATTTTTGTCCTCCTCTCACCTTGTGTAGGTTGCGAGTTATAAGGAGCCAGCATCACATAGAAGCGCTTGTTGAGCATCGCAACGGCCAGGTTGTGGTGTCAGCCTCCACTCGTGAATGGGCCATTAAGAAGCACCTTTATAGCACCAAAAGTGTGGTGGCTTGTGAGAGTGTAGGACGAGTGCTGGCACAGCGGTGCTTGGAAGCAGGAATCAACTTCATGGTCTACCAACCCACGCCTTGGGAGGCAGCGTCAGACTCGGTATTTTTGTTCTCACTACTTAGTTAGGAGGTGTCGTGTTAATTCTTGACATTAGATACTTACATAATAGTAGTTTGTTTATAAAGTTCTTTCCAAGTGTCTGAGCCTGAGTTAAGTGTCCTGATGCGCGGTACCTCACTTCAGCTTCACAGCAGCCTTAGCATCAGGACTCATGGTCTCTCTTCTGTAAGTTAGCTGAGGTTGGCTGACTGGCTCAGTGTGGTCCTGggcagggttcaaacccatgcgACCAATTCTATAGCTGTAATGTTGACTTCTCTGCCGTTCATATAGTATCATCTTGTCcacagaatattttcaaatactgCTAATCCTTAACATCTCTACACCTTCTTTTATCTGTGTCATTATTAAGATCACTTTCTGAAAAAAACAGTGTAGGCTGGGAAGTTAGCAAGGAGCAGATCGGtggtttatttctcttcctcttaaGAAGTGAGCTATTTATGGTCAGCTTTTAGTGTTAActtcatcttttccttctttcttgatcTTCAAAACCAGATGAAACGACTACAGATTGGCATGATAGAGGGTGGTGTGGTGCTGCAGGAGCCTCGGAGAATCTATGAATGAAGCAGAAGCATTGTTTGGAACTTGTAAATGAAAGCTGTCAGCTCTTCATTCATCAGAAAAGCGCCTCGGGAAGAACTGCCAGCTTGGAcgttttatacaaaaattaacagcAGAATGTTATTAGTTAAGGTTGTCTCCTTCTCCCCTTCAGTATGTTTGTCTTAAATCCAGGGCTGAATTCTTCGTTCTTGGACGTGAGAGAAGTGTCTGAGAAAAATTGTTGCCAATTGTAATTGACTTCTGAAGGACAAATTAAATTGTTGTTTATAAGTTAAAGAATAAAGGTATATTATTAACTCTTATTTTTTAGTTATATGGCATTTTCTCCCAACTATGAACTCtcggtggcaaggatacacattAAAGGTTTGTGCACTTGGTCATAGCAGGTGGTCTCAGTAAATGAGAACTGTTGCTGCTCAGGTgtggaggctttttttttaagtaggagaTGTCAGTATCAGTTTATTATAAACAGTAATGCAAAGATAAGAGCAAATCCTAACCTTATTGGGCTCCTGGATCCTAACAGAGCCAGATTTGAAGAAAGGAATGcagtgagaaaaggaaataaggtGTCTATACCATCTAGAGAAGCTGTTGGGAGATGGAGCCTGAAGTGCATTTGGGTTAATTTAAAGTTGAGGTAGGGTAGATGGGAATCATGGCAGGTCTCTTAAATGAGTGATTAAGTCAGAGTAAGGTGTTAACTGATCTTGGCTATTTAAGAAATGTGGTGAGGAAGAGCCAGTAAGCACAGTGGCTTCTAGCATATTCCCCccacattttaaatatgaagtCCAATTCTGTATTTATATAGAAGTGAAATAATATTGCTATCATCAATCTGAATATTCAgggtattattttaaaaggaaaatgtatgCAATCAACGTTTTTTGAAAGTTTGATTCATTCTGAGAGGCTTTCAGAATGCAATGCTTAGTTTTCCTTTTGAT encodes the following:
- the MRPL18 gene encoding 39S ribosomal protein L18, mitochondrial isoform X1, whose product is MALRSRSWELLPVCRNPGCRVAAFSTSAKPVVKPEADPVGNEAVAPEFTNRNPRNLELLAVARKERGWGTVWPSREFWHRLRVIRSQHHIEALVEHRNGQVVVSASTREWAIKKHLYSTKSVVACESVGRVLAQRCLEAGINFMVYQPTPWEAASDSMKRLQIGMIEGGVVLQEPRRIYE
- the MRPL18 gene encoding 39S ribosomal protein L18, mitochondrial isoform X2, coding for MALRSRSWELLPVCRNPGCRVAAFSTSAKPVVKPEADPVGNEAVAPEFTNRNPRNLELLAVARKERGWGTVWPSREFWHRLRVIRSQHHIEALVEHRNGQVVVSASTHETTTDWHDRGWCGAAGASENL